Proteins encoded by one window of Candidatus Poribacteria bacterium:
- the lptC gene encoding LPS export ABC transporter periplasmic protein LptC — MNIIKPRLNQSRRERRAQLRKFYNFCGYAGCLIFLVCLASLTLTAEETEAIESSETQTTEHTGQEAAPVESTGALVETEKEEITGTSDRMERYDKDGITILIGNAKTVRYNAQGVEIGFLNADKITMKSDPETNTTTEIIAEGNVEIRDQDIFATCDHAIMNNLTNIITLKENVVVLQNKDRLETKLFTFNRTTGKQTGEGGVKFKVSVTQAAPVTAETDENSESGAETVEEETAVTAPEKTEVKAEAEKKDTDAETDNVDAEQKSDADTGNAEDADPEEETDTDTENPDDADADTETDASEND, encoded by the coding sequence ATGAATATCATAAAACCCCGACTGAACCAGAGTAGGCGTGAACGTAGAGCTCAGCTCCGCAAATTTTATAATTTTTGTGGGTACGCCGGTTGCCTAATATTCCTTGTCTGCCTTGCTTCTCTAACGCTTACTGCGGAGGAAACAGAAGCCATTGAGAGCTCGGAAACGCAAACAACAGAGCACACCGGACAAGAGGCTGCACCTGTTGAAAGTACGGGAGCTCTGGTAGAAACGGAGAAAGAAGAAATCACCGGCACCTCAGATAGAATGGAGAGATATGATAAAGACGGTATAACGATCCTTATCGGCAATGCCAAGACGGTCCGGTATAACGCACAAGGTGTTGAAATTGGGTTTCTCAACGCTGATAAAATTACCATGAAAAGTGACCCTGAAACTAACACAACAACAGAAATTATCGCTGAGGGCAATGTAGAAATCCGAGATCAAGATATCTTCGCTACCTGTGACCATGCTATCATGAACAACCTGACGAATATCATTACGCTCAAGGAAAACGTCGTCGTCTTACAAAACAAGGATAGACTGGAAACTAAGCTTTTCACTTTCAATCGGACGACAGGTAAACAGACTGGCGAAGGTGGCGTTAAATTCAAAGTGAGCGTTACACAAGCGGCACCCGTAACCGCAGAAACGGATGAGAATTCCGAAAGCGGTGCGGAGACTGTCGAAGAAGAAACTGCCGTAACTGCTCCTGAGAAAACTGAAGTTAAGGCTGAAGCAGAAAAAAAAGACACCGATGCTGAGACGGATAATGTGGACGCGGAACAGAAATCTGATGCGGATACTGGAAATGCTGAAGATGCGGATCCCGAAGAAGAAACGGATACAGATACTGAAAACCCCGATGACGCAGATGCTGACACTGAAACGGATGCATCCGAAAACGATTAA
- the lptC gene encoding LPS export ABC transporter periplasmic protein LptC, with translation MNPISDNIRHNGFGCIDGGRHRINCIFIGFFASLLLFVTSCKSTETPVSAPDESVEAVPTQKLDRFSTQHTEAGVLKWTLIGDASTFHGSYVEVENPTVQIFEEGVVSITLNSDKGKQFLNGTKKDSLHLTGNVVGISKDGKLFTEVLHWQNLAGRLYAPDEATVVRGDSTWVGTEMLANPTLETVKMKNNRFKLYPKDEKAHEYHKTPTEPE, from the coding sequence TTGAATCCTATATCAGACAATATCCGGCACAATGGATTTGGATGCATCGACGGTGGAAGACACAGAATTAACTGCATTTTCATAGGTTTTTTTGCATCCCTACTGCTCTTTGTAACGTCCTGTAAAAGCACAGAAACGCCAGTCAGTGCCCCCGATGAATCTGTAGAAGCGGTACCAACGCAGAAACTTGACAGGTTTTCTACGCAACACACCGAGGCAGGTGTCCTCAAATGGACGCTTATCGGGGACGCTTCAACATTCCACGGAAGTTATGTTGAAGTGGAAAATCCGACTGTACAGATTTTTGAAGAGGGTGTTGTTTCTATCACCTTGAATAGCGACAAAGGTAAACAATTTCTCAATGGCACTAAGAAGGACAGTCTGCACCTGACAGGGAATGTCGTAGGGATCAGTAAAGATGGCAAACTGTTTACTGAGGTACTCCATTGGCAGAACCTCGCAGGTAGGTTGTATGCTCCCGATGAAGCCACAGTCGTGCGTGGAGATTCTACCTGGGTCGGAACAGAAATGTTAGCGAATCCGACGCTTGAAACTGTAAAAATGAAAAATAATAGATTCAAACTTTATCCTAAAGATGAGAAAGCACATGAATATCATAAAACCCCGACTGAACCAGAGTAG
- a CDS encoding lysophospholipid acyltransferase family protein: MKDWYYAFAAKSLGFCVSQIPRPVALAIGGWLGTLVFWIAPRYRELACEHLRCSLTFSDECCARTIAKQCFQHLGKTVVEFMRFPRLGRKQIQRYVSFEGIEHVEQALAAGKGAIILTGHFGNWELLAASISATVAPLTPIVRELRSPRLNALVSHYREKAGYATIDRDTGIRQALQCLRRNELLGIVADVDTTVSGVFVDFFGRRAYTPYSPVAIALKTGAAILPTFIVRQSDGSHRAIIEPPLALQRTCTKEKDLVVNTQKFTKIIESYIRQYPAQWIWMHRRWKTQN; encoded by the coding sequence ATGAAAGATTGGTACTATGCGTTTGCCGCCAAATCGCTTGGATTTTGCGTATCTCAGATACCGCGTCCCGTAGCACTCGCTATCGGCGGATGGTTAGGAACGCTTGTATTTTGGATCGCACCGCGATATAGAGAATTAGCGTGCGAACATCTACGGTGTAGTTTGACATTCTCGGATGAATGCTGTGCCAGAACAATCGCTAAACAGTGCTTCCAACATCTCGGCAAGACTGTCGTAGAGTTTATGCGGTTTCCGCGTTTGGGGCGCAAGCAAATCCAGCGATACGTTAGTTTTGAAGGGATCGAACATGTGGAGCAGGCACTCGCAGCAGGAAAAGGCGCGATTATTTTAACAGGGCATTTCGGGAATTGGGAACTTCTCGCCGCCAGTATTTCTGCCACAGTTGCTCCGCTGACTCCGATTGTTCGTGAGTTGCGTTCTCCGCGTTTAAACGCCTTGGTCTCGCATTACCGAGAAAAAGCCGGTTATGCAACTATTGATCGGGATACAGGGATACGTCAAGCACTTCAATGCCTTAGACGCAATGAGTTACTTGGCATCGTCGCCGATGTTGATACGACTGTCAGCGGCGTTTTTGTCGATTTTTTTGGCAGGCGCGCCTACACACCGTATAGTCCGGTTGCTATTGCCCTCAAAACAGGCGCGGCAATACTACCAACGTTCATTGTCCGTCAATCCGATGGTTCGCATCGTGCAATCATTGAACCACCTTTGGCGTTGCAACGGACCTGCACGAAAGAGAAAGATCTTGTTGTCAATACACAGAAATTCACGAAAATTATTGAATCCTATATCAGACAATATCCGGCACAATGGATTTGGATGCATCGACGGTGGAAGACACAGAATTAA
- a CDS encoding sugar phosphate isomerase/epimerase has protein sequence MPKFGVNLLLWADKFDRETADLIPKVAEMGFDGVEIPIFDPDTVDIPYTQALLKDTGLETIGCNIMGGDRNPIDEDPTIRENAKTYLKRTIEIVAELGADTLVGPMYSAVGKLVGRARNEQEWDWCVEGIREVAEFGGKHGVTLASEPLNRFETYFVNIAEDAVKLCKAVDSPYFKVHLDTFHMNIEEKNQADAIIATGDYLHHMHCCENDRGTPGTGLVDWDGVFGALAKVNYDRWLVIESFTPAVKEIAAATCIWRDIAPSAESLAIDGLAFLKQKAAQHL, from the coding sequence ATGCCAAAGTTTGGTGTAAATTTATTACTCTGGGCAGATAAGTTTGATCGAGAAACTGCAGATCTGATTCCGAAAGTTGCTGAAATGGGTTTTGATGGTGTCGAAATCCCTATCTTTGACCCAGATACAGTGGACATCCCTTATACCCAAGCACTACTGAAGGATACCGGTTTAGAGACCATCGGGTGTAACATCATGGGTGGGGATAGGAATCCGATTGACGAGGACCCTACTATTCGAGAAAACGCAAAAACCTATCTTAAACGCACAATCGAGATCGTTGCTGAATTGGGTGCCGATACGCTCGTTGGACCGATGTATAGTGCTGTGGGTAAACTCGTTGGACGCGCCAGAAACGAACAGGAATGGGACTGGTGCGTTGAAGGTATACGAGAGGTCGCTGAATTCGGCGGAAAGCACGGTGTCACCCTGGCGAGCGAACCGCTCAATCGGTTTGAAACCTACTTCGTCAACATCGCCGAAGATGCTGTTAAACTTTGTAAAGCGGTGGATAGCCCGTATTTCAAGGTACATCTGGACACGTTCCACATGAACATTGAAGAAAAGAATCAGGCAGATGCTATTATTGCGACGGGTGATTATTTGCATCACATGCACTGTTGTGAAAATGATCGCGGCACTCCGGGCACAGGGCTCGTAGATTGGGATGGCGTTTTTGGCGCATTGGCAAAGGTTAACTATGACAGATGGCTCGTGATTGAATCGTTTACGCCTGCTGTCAAGGAAATCGCCGCTGCGACGTGTATCTGGCGCGACATCGCGCCGAGTGCCGAAAGCCTCGCGATAGACGGTCTCGCCTTCCTTAAACAGAAAGCAGCTCAGCATCTGTAA
- a CDS encoding M28 family peptidase has translation MRCIKLIGLFCTIFFAILVTDDVVAQRTTPEETEANNPVEKTRFLSNIRQLTYDGKRAGEGYFSEDGNALIFQSEREPDNPFYQIYLLNLLTGDTHRVSTGIGKTTCAFFRPGTDEVLYASTHHDAFAKAKQEEELQFRASGQERRYSWDYDEAMDIFSANRDGSNLKQLTDAPGYDAEASYSPDGKRIVFCSLRDAYPKDQLSPKDLKQLEVDPAYFGEIYIMNADGSDQARLTDSPGYDGGPFFTPDGRHIVWRHFTPDGSQADIYTMQIDGSNVRRLTDFKSMSWAPYFHPSGAYVIFASNKLGFSNFELYLVDGRGRHEPVRVTATDGFDGLPVFSPDGNRLCWTSNRNSQGVSQLYIAEWNHQAALEAVLEAFAAPSVDTSILQFKNDPAVYIYPGQTGISIQRHIEILASDELEGRMTGSKGAELAAKHIAAQFAHLNLNPIGDEATYFQAFEFTAGRRIIAEENRFHMTRQMHGSEQVMEFSVERDFQPLSFSRNGVVEGEVVFVGYGLTVPGKLGEGYDAYAGLDVKDKIVVALRYVPEGVEPERRQQLNRYAGLRYKAMQAREQGAKAFLVAAGPNSPNAGKLIPLDFDSSLADSGIVAASISDTVANALFAPSGKNLKDVQSGLDTENPHFLGQFPLPGVKVKIVVSVEKVKKTDQNVVALLPPPELTDDTEYVIVGAHYDHIGHGEIGSLARKDEEGQIHNGADDNASGTAVVLDLARTLSEAYQKQPENIRRGIIFTLWSGEELGLIGSTHFVNDPVVPLEKVAAYINFDMVGRLRENKLILQGVGSSSVWTKLIEKRNIPIGFNLTLQEDPYLPTDVTAFYPKEVPVLSFFTGGHEDYNRPTDDPETLNYTGIERIARLAHGIVSDLISADERPAYVRVERSQSEEGSRDTLRAYLGTIPDYTTEGTGVKLSGVRAEGPADKAGLKGGDVIVEFGGQKITNIYDYTYALDAVKIGEPVEVVVLREGKRVKLTVTPEARN, from the coding sequence ATGCGTTGCATCAAATTGATTGGGCTGTTCTGCACAATATTCTTTGCTATTCTCGTAACAGACGATGTTGTGGCACAGCGGACAACGCCAGAAGAAACAGAGGCTAATAATCCTGTTGAGAAGACACGATTTCTTAGCAATATCCGACAACTCACTTATGACGGGAAGCGCGCTGGGGAAGGCTATTTCTCTGAAGACGGCAACGCCCTCATCTTCCAAAGTGAACGTGAACCGGATAATCCGTTCTATCAGATTTATCTGCTAAATCTGCTGACAGGTGATACGCATCGCGTCTCAACCGGTATCGGGAAAACAACTTGTGCCTTCTTCCGACCGGGGACCGATGAGGTGCTTTATGCCTCAACACACCACGACGCTTTCGCGAAAGCAAAACAGGAAGAAGAATTGCAGTTCCGAGCATCTGGGCAAGAGCGTCGCTACAGTTGGGATTACGATGAAGCGATGGACATTTTCTCGGCGAATCGGGATGGTAGCAACCTGAAACAATTAACCGATGCTCCCGGTTACGACGCTGAAGCCTCCTATTCGCCGGATGGCAAGCGCATTGTTTTCTGTTCACTTCGAGACGCATATCCTAAAGATCAGCTCTCTCCGAAGGATCTGAAGCAACTTGAAGTTGACCCCGCCTATTTCGGTGAAATCTATATCATGAATGCCGATGGGTCAGATCAGGCCCGCTTGACAGATTCACCGGGATACGATGGTGGTCCCTTTTTTACACCTGATGGGCGGCACATCGTCTGGCGGCACTTCACCCCCGACGGCAGCCAAGCGGACATCTACACGATGCAGATAGATGGCTCAAATGTGCGCCGACTCACCGATTTCAAGAGTATGTCATGGGCACCCTATTTCCATCCGAGTGGTGCTTACGTGATTTTCGCTTCCAACAAACTCGGATTTTCCAATTTTGAGTTATATCTCGTTGATGGCAGAGGTAGACATGAACCGGTTCGCGTTACCGCAACTGATGGTTTTGATGGACTTCCTGTCTTTTCTCCGGATGGCAACCGCTTGTGCTGGACCTCAAATCGAAACAGTCAAGGGGTTTCGCAACTTTATATCGCGGAGTGGAACCACCAAGCCGCGCTGGAGGCAGTATTAGAGGCATTCGCAGCACCGAGCGTTGATACCTCTATCCTGCAGTTCAAGAACGACCCAGCGGTTTACATCTACCCAGGGCAAACCGGAATTAGCATTCAGCGTCACATAGAAATTCTCGCGTCTGACGAATTGGAAGGTAGAATGACCGGCTCCAAGGGTGCAGAATTGGCAGCCAAGCACATCGCAGCCCAATTCGCACACCTCAATCTCAATCCTATCGGTGATGAGGCGACCTACTTTCAAGCGTTTGAATTCACCGCGGGGAGACGGATTATAGCCGAGGAGAACCGCTTTCATATGACACGCCAGATGCACGGTTCCGAGCAAGTGATGGAATTCAGTGTGGAACGCGATTTCCAACCGCTCTCTTTCTCGCGGAACGGTGTCGTTGAGGGTGAAGTGGTTTTTGTCGGGTATGGCTTAACCGTTCCCGGCAAGTTAGGTGAAGGTTATGATGCTTATGCGGGTTTGGACGTGAAAGACAAAATAGTTGTCGCGCTTCGCTATGTGCCTGAAGGCGTTGAACCTGAACGCCGCCAGCAATTGAATCGGTATGCTGGACTCCGATACAAAGCGATGCAAGCACGGGAACAGGGAGCAAAGGCGTTTCTTGTTGCTGCCGGTCCGAATTCCCCGAATGCAGGCAAGTTAATTCCGCTTGACTTCGATAGCAGCCTCGCCGATTCTGGAATTGTCGCCGCATCCATAAGCGATACTGTGGCAAATGCACTCTTCGCACCCTCTGGTAAAAATCTGAAAGATGTTCAATCTGGACTGGATACGGAAAATCCGCACTTTCTCGGACAATTTCCGTTGCCCGGTGTCAAAGTCAAAATCGTGGTTTCGGTTGAGAAAGTTAAGAAAACCGATCAAAATGTCGTTGCACTGCTGCCACCCCCGGAATTAACAGACGACACTGAGTATGTTATTGTCGGTGCACACTACGACCATATCGGGCATGGTGAAATCGGTTCGCTCGCCCGGAAGGATGAAGAAGGACAGATTCACAACGGTGCGGATGACAACGCCTCTGGAACTGCTGTTGTCTTAGACTTGGCAAGAACCCTCAGCGAAGCTTATCAAAAACAGCCTGAAAACATTCGCAGAGGGATCATCTTCACGCTCTGGTCGGGTGAGGAACTTGGGCTTATCGGCTCTACGCACTTTGTCAACGATCCTGTCGTTCCTTTAGAAAAGGTGGCGGCATACATCAACTTTGATATGGTCGGACGGCTCCGTGAAAATAAACTTATCTTGCAAGGCGTGGGTTCATCGTCTGTATGGACGAAACTGATTGAAAAGCGGAACATCCCCATCGGTTTTAATCTAACGCTTCAAGAAGATCCTTATCTGCCAACGGATGTGACTGCCTTTTATCCGAAAGAGGTACCGGTACTCAGTTTTTTCACGGGTGGACACGAGGACTATAATCGCCCTACGGACGACCCAGAGACGCTCAACTATACTGGCATAGAACGGATCGCGCGTTTGGCACACGGCATCGTTTCAGACTTAATCAGTGCTGATGAACGTCCGGCGTACGTCCGAGTAGAACGGAGTCAGTCAGAGGAAGGGAGTCGTGATACGCTCCGTGCATATCTTGGGACGATCCCCGACTATACTACGGAAGGCACGGGGGTCAAACTTTCCGGTGTCCGTGCGGAAGGTCCCGCCGATAAAGCCGGTTTAAAGGGCGGTGATGTTATCGTCGAATTTGGTGGGCAAAAAATTACCAATATCTACGACTACACTTATGCGCTTGATGCCGTGAAGATTGGTGAACCTGTCGAAGTTGTTGTGCTACGAGAGGGAAAACGCGTAAAACTGACAGTTACACCTGAAGCGCGGAATTAA
- a CDS encoding MATE family efflux transporter: protein MDTPENVNKEIYRLALPNIVSNFSIPLLGAVDTALMGRLESEHYLGAVGIGGIIFSFIYWGFGFLRMATTGLTAQAFGEKDLPECGCLLLRAICIGITASLLLLIFQWQLVNVSFLLIDTSSEVEHLARTYFHIRIYAAPATLCLHAFHGVFLGLQNARYPMLLTIVVNLVNIALNLVFVRLFGMKVAGVALATVIAQYVGLFLAVLLFSRYYRGLLRAWRFREVLALSRLKRFLNISGDIFIRTCCLVFSHAVFTAKSAVLSDTFLAINTILLQFINLSSYAIDGLAFAAESLIGKYKGAQDMLNLKRTTRQVFFWSFLFGGVIMLIFVLFGEMLLHLFTNQVPLIKQAKPYLIWIIVAPVVNVAAYIWDGIFLGATASKALRNSVIVSTLLFLSAVYLLMPFGNHGLWGALTLLLIARGVSLTVLAPKYLFKAADSE from the coding sequence ATGGATACCCCTGAAAACGTCAATAAAGAAATCTATCGCCTCGCGCTTCCGAATATCGTCAGCAATTTTTCTATCCCGCTTCTGGGTGCGGTGGATACCGCATTGATGGGACGGTTGGAATCCGAACACTATCTCGGTGCCGTTGGTATCGGTGGTATTATCTTCAGTTTTATTTATTGGGGGTTCGGGTTTCTCAGAATGGCGACGACAGGATTGACAGCGCAAGCCTTTGGCGAAAAAGACCTTCCCGAATGTGGGTGCTTGCTACTAAGAGCGATATGCATCGGAATCACGGCAAGTCTACTGCTTCTTATCTTCCAATGGCAGCTTGTGAATGTCAGTTTCCTGCTCATTGATACAAGTTCAGAAGTGGAACACCTTGCGCGAACCTATTTCCATATTCGCATCTATGCTGCCCCTGCGACGTTGTGCTTGCATGCGTTTCACGGTGTCTTTCTGGGGTTACAGAATGCCCGTTATCCAATGCTATTGACGATTGTGGTGAATCTTGTCAATATTGCTCTGAATCTGGTGTTTGTGCGGTTGTTCGGTATGAAGGTAGCGGGTGTTGCTTTGGCGACTGTCATTGCGCAGTATGTCGGATTGTTCTTAGCAGTTCTACTTTTTTCGAGATACTATCGAGGTCTTTTGAGAGCGTGGCGTTTCCGAGAGGTCTTGGCACTTTCCAGACTCAAGCGATTCCTTAACATTAGTGGTGACATCTTCATCAGAACCTGTTGTCTTGTGTTTAGCCATGCTGTTTTCACAGCGAAATCCGCCGTTTTGAGCGATACTTTTCTTGCTATCAACACAATCCTCCTTCAGTTTATCAATCTTTCATCCTACGCGATTGATGGGCTCGCTTTTGCAGCGGAAAGTCTGATCGGTAAGTACAAGGGGGCACAAGATATGCTGAATTTGAAACGAACAACGCGCCAGGTCTTCTTCTGGTCATTTCTGTTCGGTGGCGTAATTATGTTAATTTTCGTGTTATTTGGAGAGATGCTGCTACATCTCTTTACAAATCAGGTGCCGCTTATCAAGCAGGCAAAACCGTATCTTATCTGGATAATTGTCGCGCCTGTCGTCAACGTCGCTGCCTATATCTGGGATGGTATTTTTCTGGGAGCAACTGCTTCTAAGGCACTGCGGAATTCTGTAATTGTGTCAACACTCCTTTTTTTAAGTGCTGTCTACTTGCTCATGCCTTTTGGGAACCACGGCTTGTGGGGAGCATTAACATTGCTTCTGATTGCCCGCGGTGTGTCGCTAACAGTATTGGCACCGAAATACCTGTTTAAAGCAGCAGATTCTGAGTAG